From Cannabis sativa cultivar Pink pepper isolate KNU-18-1 chromosome 8, ASM2916894v1, whole genome shotgun sequence, a single genomic window includes:
- the LOC133030657 gene encoding uncharacterized protein LOC133030657: MSCLSWNCRGLGNLRASQFLRDLVSQKKPNLLFLCETLCNKSSLESLRAHLGFEGCFVVEARGHSGGLALLWKEASEVVIQGFSFNHIDATVHMVGLPPWRFTGIYGEPKRELRSQTWDLFRSLKNDSLLPWCLLGDMNNLGSHLEKKGGRKYPDRLIEGFLKALDDCNLIDMPLLGYPFTWEKGRNSTEWIEERLDKALVTNSWLSTFPQSSLLNLEFSTSDHCPLLLIFKGNTPLVSFPTFRFENAWLREPLCEKIVEGCWKSSGSATIQEKIHQCGEVLGRWGRDITGNFRKRINEYSNGDWVTWETGLANVITSYFHDLFSSSSVNLGSVLDGIRPTVSREQNEDLLRTIPEEEVRNALFQMHPDKSPGPDGMTPAFFQKHWGIVGTDVVKFVRDFFDSGQFPDSINDTHIVLIPKKKNPSQMGDLRPISLCNVIYKVASKVVANRMKNVLNFAISETQSAFIAGRLISDNIMVAFEVMHYLKRKTTGKKGYMALKLDMSKAYDRVEWGFLEAILRVMGFNNRWIGLVLSCVNSVQYHVINSGQRLGPITPTRGIRQGCPLSPYLFIVCAEGFSSLIRSFESSRWLTDCKVARSAPTISHLLFADDSYIYCQATDEEASRVLSLLRLFEDASGQKVNLHKSSAFFSSNTSSVTRSRICNSMRIQEAGVDSMYLGLPSIVGRNKNAVLGFLKEKMRKRINSWEGKFLSRAGKEILIKSVVQSLPSYAMNVFLLPVGTCKELEKMMASFWWKSNNSSGSGSGIIWMNWDRLTKHKFEGGMGFRCLRDFNLAMLGKQELGSNPSFVWSSIFAARDVVKAGLRKRIGAGLSVQITSDPWLPIVDRASPIPVVPGLEHFTVNSLFQINNRSWDVDVVRDLFSPEDASIILGIPLSSVDADTWYWVAEKNGFYSVRSAYHLLQTLKHPPGLSEPNISWKILWSLKAPPKAKDLVWRAASNCLATKVNLCIKKVLIENTCPMCGVFAETELHVLVTCTFAWACWEFAGLAAANREAFSLGQWLTDSFSRLQGELHSRVAMMCWAIWCARNDLIWQQRSRSVKDVVNFANSSLDQWLKAQGKGNIPLLSPLKDGDGAELWLKPSVGIKLNVDAAIFESSSKYGFGCVVRDTEGTLTVAFAGVKTGSVSPELAEAMGIREALSWLKNHPFSQAIVETDSLVCAESIRSAEVFASSFGSVVDDCKKFLESLSNVSLLFVKRSANCAAHFVARHSISLAERMFSINSVPTDLMSILESDCSI; the protein is encoded by the exons ATGAGTTGCTTAAGTTGGAATTGCCGCGGGCTTGGGAACCTGCGGGCCTCACAATTCTTACGAGATCTTGTGTCTCAAAAGAAGCCCAATTTACTttttctttgtgaaactttATGTAATAAGTCTAGTTTGGAAAGTTTAAGAGCCCACCTGGGGTTTGAAGGTTGTTTTGTGGTGGAAGCCCGTGGTCACAGTGGTGGGCTTGCTCTTCTTTGGAAAGAAGCTAGTGAAGTTGTCATTCAAGGTTTCTCTTTTAATCATATAGATGCCACGGTTCATATGGTGGGGCTGCCTCCTTGGCGTTTCACTGGCATTTACGGGGAGCCAAAAAGAGAACTTCGGTCTCAAACTTGGGATCTTTTTCGGTCACTCAAAAATGATAGCCTTCTCCCATGGTGCCTTTTGGGCGATATGAATAACTTGGGGTCGCACTTAGAGAAGAAAGGAGGAAGGAAGTATCCCGATCGACTCATTGAGGGTTTTCTTAAAGCCTTAGACGATTGTAATTTGATCGACATGCCTCTCCTTGGCTACCCGTTCACTTGGGAGAAAGGGAGAAATAGTACCGAGTGGATTGAAGAAAGACTTGACAAAGCTCTCGTCACCAATTCTTGGCTATCAACGTTTCCACAATCATCATTGCTCAACTTGGAGTTCTCAACAAGCGATCATTGCCCTTTGTTGTTAATCTTTAAAGGTAACACTCCTCTTGTTTCTTTTCCAACTTTTCGTTTTGAGAATGCTTGGCTCCGGGAACCTTTGTGTGAGAAGATTGTTGAAGGTTGTTGGAAGAGTTCGGGTTCAGCCACCATTCAAGAGAAAATTCATCAATGTGGGGAAGTATTGGGGAGATGGGGACGGGACATAACTGGGAATTTTCGAAAGCGCATCAACGAAT ATAGCAATGGAGATTGGGTTACATGGGAGACGGGTTTGGCAAATGTTATCACTAGCTATTTCCATGATTTATTCTCATCATCTAGTGTTAACTTGGGATCGGTTTTGGATGGTATTCGGCCAACTGTTAGCCGTGAGCAAAATGAAGACCTCTTGAGAACAATTCCTGAGGAAGAAGTTAGAAACGCCCTCTTTCAGATGCATCCTGATAAGTCACCTGGGCCCGATGGTATGACACCAGCTTTTTTCCAAAAGCATTGGGGAATAGTTGGGACAGATGTGGTCAAGTTTGTTCGGGATTTCTTTGATTCGGGTCAGTTTCCGGATTCCATAAATGATACTCATATTGTTCTTATACCAAAGAAGAAAAATCCCTCCCAAATGGGCGACCTTCGGCCAATCTCGCTTTGTAATGTCATTTATAAAGTCGCCTCCAAGGTAGTGGCCAATAGAATGAAGAATGTCCTCAACTTTGCTATCTCAGAAACTCAGAGTGCGTTTATAGCGGGAAGACTAATTTCAGACAACATTATGGTGGCTTTCGAAGTCATGCATTATTTGAAAAGGAAGACTACTGGAAAAAAGGGATACATGGCACTTAAACTTGATATGAGTAAGGCTTATGATCGTGTTGAGTGGGGTTTCTTGGAAGCTATTCTTCGGGTAATGGGGTTCAATAATCGATGGATTGGTTTGGTTCTAAGCTGTGTCAACTCGGTTCAATACCATGTTATAAATAGTGGTCAGAGACTGGGGCCGATTACTCCAACCAGAGGAATCCGCCAAGGGTGTCCTTTGTCTCCATACTTGTTCATTGTTTGTGCGGAAGGATTCTCATCGCTGATAAGGTCTTTTGAGTCGTCTCGATGGCTCACCGATTGTAAAGTGGCTAGAAGCGCTCCCACCATTTCCCATCTCCTGTTTGCAGATGATAGCTATATTTATTGTCAGGCCACTGATGAAGAAGCAAGTCGTGTTCTTTCCCTCCTTCGGTTATTTGAAGATGCCTCGGGTCAGAAAGTTAATCTCCATAAATCTTCAGCCTTCTTTAGTTCCAACACGAGTTCGGTTACAAGAAGTCGGATTTGCAACTCGATGCGTATCCAAGAAGCTGGGGTGGATAGTATGTATTTGGGTCTTCCTAGTATTGTGGGCCGCAACAAAAATGCTGTCTTGGGTTTCTTAAAAGAGAAGATGAGGAAAAGGATCAATAGTTGGGAAGGAAAATTCCTCTCTCGGGCTGGGAAAGAGATTCTCATTAAATCAGTGGTTCAATCTCTTCCCTCATATGCTATGAATGTCTTCTTACTCCCGGTTGGAACTTGCAAGGAACTCGAAAAGATGATGGCTAGTTTCTGGTGGAAGTCTAATAACTCTTCGGGTAGTGGAAGTGGTATTATTTGGATGAATTGGGATAGATTGACTAAACACAAATTCGAAGGTGGCATGGGATTCCGATGCTTGCGGGATTTTAATCTTGCAATGCTTGGCAAGCAGG AGCTCGGGTCAAATCCAAGCTTTGTTTGGAGTAGTATCTTTGCTGCCCGGGATGTTGTAAAAGCGGGGCTGAGGAAAAGGATTGGTGCGGGATTGTCTGTGCAAATTACATCAGATCCATGGCTACCTATTGTTGATCGAGCCTCTCCAATTCCTGTTGTGCCAGGCCTTGAACACTTCACAGTAAATAGTCTCTTCCAAATAAACAATAGAAGTTGGGATGTTGATGTGGTAAGGGATTTATTCTCTCCTGAAGATGCTTCTATAATCCTTGGAATTCCCTTAAGTTCGGTTGATGCAGACACTTGGTATTGGGTCGCTGAGAAGAATGGTTTTTATTCAGTTCGTAGCGCTTACCATTTGCTCCAAACTCTAAAGCACCCGCCGGGCTTGTCGGAACCAAATATTAGTTGGAAGATTCTATGGTCTCTTAAGGCACCTCCGAAAGCTAAGGACCTTGTTTGGAGAGCGGCCTCTAATTGCCTCGCCACCAAAGTCAACCTTTGCATCAAGAAGGTTTTGATCGAAAATACCTGCCCCATGTGCGGAGTCTTTGCTGAAACCGAATTGCACGTTCTGGTTACATGTACCTTCGCTTGGGCGTGTTGGGAATTTGCTGGTCTGGCGGCTGCAAACCGAGAAGCCTTTTCTCTCGGTCAATGGCTAACTGATTCTTTTAGCCGATTGCAAGGGGAGCTCCATAGCAGAGTTGCCATGATGTGTTGGGCAATTTGGTGTGCTCGTAATGATCTCATATGGCAGCAGCGATCTCGTAGTGTGAAGGACGTGGTTAATTTTGCTAATTCGAGTCTTGATCAATGGTTGAAAGCTCAAGGAAAGGGTAACATTCCCTTGTTGTCTCCTCTCAAAGATGGAGATGGTGCGGAGCTTTGGTTGAAGCCGAGTGTAGGAATCAAGCTCAATGTCGATGCAGCCATTTTTGAAAGTTCTTCAAAGTACGGGTTCGGGTGTGTTGTCCGAGATACTGAGGGCACCTTGACTGTTGCCTTTGCTGGTGTGAAAACTGGCAGCGTGTCCCCTGAGTTGGCCGAAGCTATGGGCATTCGGGAAGCATTGAGTTGGCTGAAAAATCACCCCTTTTCCCAAGCTATCGTCGAGACCGATAGCCTTGTGTGTGCTGAATCCATTCGTAGTGCAGAGGTGTTCGCCTCTTCCTTCGGTTCAGTGGTGGATGATTGTaagaaatttcttgaaagttTGAGTAATGTGTCACTTTTGTTTGTTAAGCGTTCTGCGAATTGTGCTGCGCATTTTGTTGCCCGGCACTCTATTTCTCTTGCTGAACGCATGTTTTCTATTAATAGTGTTCCTACGGACTTGATGTCTATTCTTGAGAGCGATTGCTCGATTTAA